Proteins from one Acidobacteriota bacterium genomic window:
- a CDS encoding sodium-dependent transporter translates to MSAPTGRGEWSSQLGFVLAAAGSAIGLGNIWRFPYVAGESGGGAFVFVYLICVVFIALPVMLLEISLGRATQKNPVGAFLAIRPGTRWRYLGYLALITGLGILSYYAVIAGKVVAYCVTYGQSLVQGNAAAYHGTSTITILYFALFLILTVLVVVGGVQRGIERWAKILMPLLLVTMLGVIVRGLMLPGSLEGVKWFLMPDFTKIGGRVILNAMSQAFFSLSLGMGAMLTYGSYLSKKQDVLRCGTWVVVFDTAIAILAGLMIFPAVFALGQNPASGTTLIFQVLPAVFAEMAGGTGVALLFFFLLSVAALTSTVSLLEVVTAYFVDELDWPRSRAVWAVGGATFLVGIPSALDMAGMVPFSTKTILGQPGFFAAMDFVWGNLSLAFGSLMLCLFGIFVWGLQRAAAEIGSTSAFFSRISGIWQFFVRWVCPLSIAVILATLFGL, encoded by the coding sequence TGAGTGCACCAACTGGTCGGGGCGAGTGGAGTTCGCAACTGGGGTTCGTTCTCGCCGCGGCGGGTTCGGCCATCGGTCTCGGCAACATCTGGCGGTTTCCATACGTGGCTGGCGAGAGCGGGGGTGGAGCCTTCGTTTTCGTGTACTTGATCTGTGTGGTGTTCATTGCCCTGCCGGTGATGCTGCTCGAGATCAGCCTGGGCCGGGCGACCCAGAAGAACCCGGTCGGGGCGTTCCTCGCTATCCGTCCGGGCACCAGGTGGCGGTACCTTGGCTACCTCGCACTGATCACGGGTCTCGGGATTCTGTCCTACTACGCGGTCATAGCCGGCAAGGTCGTTGCCTACTGTGTGACGTACGGTCAGAGCCTGGTTCAAGGCAATGCGGCTGCGTACCACGGGACCTCAACCATTACCATCCTGTACTTCGCCTTGTTCTTGATTTTGACCGTGCTGGTGGTGGTTGGCGGCGTGCAGCGCGGTATCGAACGATGGGCCAAGATCCTCATGCCCCTGCTCTTGGTCACCATGCTCGGCGTGATCGTGCGGGGCCTCATGCTTCCCGGCTCTCTCGAAGGCGTCAAGTGGTTCCTGATGCCCGATTTCACCAAAATCGGCGGTCGCGTGATCCTCAACGCAATGTCACAGGCGTTTTTCTCTCTTTCTCTCGGCATGGGCGCAATGTTGACCTACGGCTCCTATCTGTCGAAGAAACAGGATGTGCTCCGCTGCGGAACGTGGGTCGTTGTTTTCGATACAGCCATTGCGATCCTCGCCGGACTGATGATTTTTCCGGCCGTCTTCGCCCTCGGCCAAAACCCGGCCAGTGGGACAACGCTCATCTTCCAGGTGTTGCCGGCGGTCTTTGCGGAGATGGCAGGCGGCACTGGTGTGGCGCTCTTGTTCTTCTTTCTCTTGTCGGTCGCCGCGTTGACCTCGACGGTTTCCCTGCTTGAGGTGGTCACGGCATATTTCGTCGATGAGCTGGATTGGCCACGCTCACGAGCGGTATGGGCGGTCGGTGGGGCAACGTTCCTTGTGGGTATCCCTTCGGCTCTCGATATGGCTGGGATGGTTCCCTTTTCCACCAAGACGATTCTCGGGCAACCGGGATTCTTTGCCGCGATGGACTTCGTTTGGGGAAATCTCTCGCTCGCTTTCGGTTCTCTGATGTTGTGTCTCTTCGGTATCTTCGTGTGGGGCCTGCAGCGTGCTGCAGCCGAGATCGGATCGACCTCGGCCTTCTTTTCGCGCATTAGCGGCATCTGGCAGTTCTTCGTGCGGTGGGTGTGCCCCCTGTCGATTGCCGTCATCCTGGCGACGCTCTTCGGTCTCTAG